TTCATATAGGTCTAAAAGTGCGTTATAGGGATGTTTTTCATATCCTAAATACTCAGCAATCTTCCTCTCCAAATCCACAATTTTCTCTAAATAGGGCTTAAACTTACCGAAATTTCCTTCATTCTTTGCATTTCTCCAAACTATTAACGCCTCAGATATTATCTTGTCTAGCTCCTTAATTATCTCTATAGGAACTTTAACATAATACTTAATTTCTCTATTTAGTACTCTAATGAAACCTTTCTCTTCATCAGATAAATTTTCTTTTCCTTCATATTTCTGAACCAAATTGTTGAGTTTTAGATATTCCTCCTTAATTAACTCACTAAATACTCCAGTAACTTCTCCTCTTACGGAAGCGTCAGCTGGGGGCATGTAAGTTTCTCTATCCCAACTCATTAAACTTAAAGCATAATTTAAACTCCAGATCTTTTTATATTCTTCAACGAGTTCTTTTATGTTCTCAAAAGGCATAATAAACTTATGATTTAGAGGTTTAAATTGATTAGTCTTATAAGCTATAGATATATCTTTTTAATTATGTTTGATGGACTAGCTAAATTTATCGTAAAAAGATGGTATATAGTAATAATTATTTGGATTGTGTTAATTATATTAGCAACACCCCTTTCTTCTCTTTTCTTAAAATCTGTAAGCTATCAAGTCGCGATTTCAGTACCAGGCAGTACATCAGCTAAAGCTGAGAATATTGTTTCAAACTACTTTAAGCTTCTAGGAGCTTCAGGCTCTAATGGAGTTTTAATAATAGAGGGTAATGTTAGTCAATATTCCTCATTTTTAGCTAATCTAACATCTTACGGCAATATCTCTATTTATGATTTCTATACAATAGAAAAAGGTATACTTAACACCACCCTTAACAAATTATACCCAGAGGTAGATAATTTATCTAACATACTTCTGAACATAAGTAAAAGTGAAAGTAACACTTCAGCAAAACTCTCCAATGAATATTCTAATCTAACTTCTGAAATAAATAAGCTAGAAGAATTACATAATGGAACACTAGAAGTTGAGAACGAGTTTTTGAACGTCAGTGAAACAATAAATTCAACTGCGCTAAAGATTGAACAACTTCATAACGCATTACAAGAAAACTATACTGCGTTTACTAAGATTCATAACGGAGAAATTGAAACAAATCAAACTATCTACAATCTGTCAAAGTTTTTGTTCGTCCCAGTATCATATTTCCTAGAAGTTTGGGAGGAAGTCTATAATCAAACGCATAACGTCACTTTCGCTAATCAAATTGCTTATGAAAAAGTATATCCGCAATTACCACAAGAAGAAAAACCATACTTCTCTTTATTTTACACATATTGGAGCAATAATGAAATAACACCGTTTAACATATATTTAGTTGCAGATGAGTCAGTATATGAAGCTTCAGAACATTTCTTTAACACAACACAGTTTGAGTTTGTTTCATTTGTATTACACTACATTAACATAACAAACTTCAATAATATTTCAGTAATAGAAGAGGCAACAATAAGTTATTTCAATTATACTTATCATATACCTCTTGAACTTACAAAATTACTTCTTACACAATCTCCATTTCAAGTCCTTATCTCGGTTTATGAGGAAGAAACGGGACTTCCAGCAACTTTTCTTGAAGAAGTGTTTAACTCTACTAACTTTAATGAGATAGCTTTACAGCAAATAATTAGTAAAGTTAATTCAACTACAGAAAGGCAATTTATACAGTGCGTCTATGAGAATATTTCTAAAACCCCAGTACAATTTGCAGTAAATTATATTTCACTACATTATAATGTGAGCAAAGAAGTCGTATATACTATTTTATCTTTTAACAATACTGAAGATTACATAAATTATGTATCTGGTATAGCCTCAAATAAGACAAATCTACCTCAATGGTTCTTCATACAATTAATTAAATATGACAATGTGAGTAATCTCACAGCCTATCTATTCTCTTCACATTTAACTAAACTTTCCGCTCTTTTACAAAAGAGTAACCTTACTACTTTAGAACTTGCATATATGTTACAAACTAATGTGAGCGTAAGAGATTTAGCAGTAAAATTGATAGTTAATTATGCTAATTTCACACCGATTCTAACTGTTAACAAAAGTGAGCTAATTAATGTGGTATTAAGCAACGAGAGTGTTGAACAACTCATAGCCTCTAACACTTTCCCTATAGAGCCAATAAGTAACATAACCGACAATTTATATTCTTCAAACCTCTTCTTAGTCTTTATGAAGGGAAACTTTACTTATCAAGAAGCAATTAATTTCCAAAAATATATTCAAACAAAAATGGGATTAAAAACTTATCTGACTGGAGGGGAACCAATTAGTCATCAGTTAAAGAACGTCGCTTCAAATGCATATTCCATAGCAATTCCTGTGGGTATTATTCTAGCAATTATTCTTGCTGGGATCTACTTTAGGTCTTTTGTTGCTGCAATAATGCCCTTAACTATTTACATTTCAGCATATTTAGTTGCTTCAGTCTTTCTATGGTTAGTTGTAATAAAAATTCTCAATATTACAGTGAACTTCCTAACACCTAGCGAAGTACTATTATTAGCTCTAGGTTTAGGCACAGATTATGTGG
The sequence above is drawn from the Sulfurisphaera tokodaii str. 7 genome and encodes:
- a CDS encoding MMPL family transporter, with amino-acid sequence MFDGLAKFIVKRWYIVIIIWIVLIILATPLSSLFLKSVSYQVAISVPGSTSAKAENIVSNYFKLLGASGSNGVLIIEGNVSQYSSFLANLTSYGNISIYDFYTIEKGILNTTLNKLYPEVDNLSNILLNISKSESNTSAKLSNEYSNLTSEINKLEELHNGTLEVENEFLNVSETINSTALKIEQLHNALQENYTAFTKIHNGEIETNQTIYNLSKFLFVPVSYFLEVWEEVYNQTHNVTFANQIAYEKVYPQLPQEEKPYFSLFYTYWSNNEITPFNIYLVADESVYEASEHFFNTTQFEFVSFVLHYINITNFNNISVIEEATISYFNYTYHIPLELTKLLLTQSPFQVLISVYEEETGLPATFLEEVFNSTNFNEIALQQIISKVNSTTERQFIQCVYENISKTPVQFAVNYISLHYNVSKEVVYTILSFNNTEDYINYVSGIASNKTNLPQWFFIQLIKYDNVSNLTAYLFSSHLTKLSALLQKSNLTTLELAYMLQTNVSVRDLAVKLIVNYANFTPILTVNKSELINVVLSNESVEQLIASNTFPIEPISNITDNLYSSNLFLVFMKGNFTYQEAINFQKYIQTKMGLKTYLTGGEPISHQLKNVASNAYSIAIPVGIILAIILAGIYFRSFVAAIMPLTIYISAYLVASVFLWLVVIKILNITVNFLTPSEVLLLALGLGTDYVVFIAARYIEERRKKKSKEEAVYEAVKWGGRAVTITALIVMLSFLFIYIYKIPFFSDTAISDMLAVVIVWLSAITLFPAILRGAGDKLFFPRKFTESESKRVTIKRPSLYAGIISAIVVISVVIALFTPLTLNVLALLPPSQATQGVTILSNRFTSANIFPIYVVIPYNGTFNQTAYNYAMSIYKELYSIPGVTAVQSPVSPYGGIVNYSELGEYNYTQYFSHGYMLFVVNQKYQPFSNQAFQIVQQIEKIIKNGYVGGGPVDAFNIYNFVKTNFFIIVGEIAVTMFILLLIMTRSLAVSGVIIYTILSAVAITLALERLIFTNVLGYSIFAVVPIFLVSIIIGIGMDYNIFLIARVHEELEKGNNMETAVEISVSNLRLTIAFLGLIFAGTLGSLMLVKASILQELGFAFAVAAILETTVLWSYLSPSLLLILYRRFKIRPKLIV